A window of Aquitalea denitrificans contains these coding sequences:
- a CDS encoding GNAT family N-acetyltransferase → MSFELRIAGEADAQEIATLVNRAYRPSPQEAGWTHEADLIAGERTTAEQVLSLFHEQSTILLLCLGPKIVACVHVEGVQSGAYIGMLATNPAMQAQGLGKRMLLHAEAYATEHLKASVLNMSVLSSRPELLAFYERRGYVLTGKVEEYPLSAGVGLPIVEGIHVLSLAKTPA, encoded by the coding sequence ATGTCATTTGAACTACGTATTGCTGGTGAGGCCGATGCCCAAGAAATTGCAACTCTCGTGAACAGAGCCTACCGCCCCTCTCCGCAAGAGGCGGGTTGGACACACGAGGCAGATCTGATTGCTGGCGAAAGAACTACTGCTGAGCAGGTTCTTTCTTTGTTTCACGAGCAGTCTACGATTCTGCTGTTGTGTCTCGGGCCAAAGATTGTCGCATGTGTACATGTGGAAGGAGTCCAGTCTGGTGCTTACATCGGCATGCTGGCAACCAATCCCGCCATGCAGGCCCAAGGTCTTGGTAAACGAATGCTGCTCCATGCAGAGGCATACGCCACAGAACATTTAAAGGCATCGGTACTCAACATGTCGGTTCTGTCTTCACGACCAGAACTCCTGGCATTCTACGAGCGGCGCGGTTATGTACTTACCGGGAAGGTAGAGGAATATCCTTTGTCGGCAGGTGTCGGCCTGCCAATTGTTGAAGGCATTCATGTGCTGTCGCTGGCAAAGACGCCGGCTTAA
- a CDS encoding PAAR domain-containing protein, translated as MKRVIRLGDPTDHGGNVVSAAASTTLFGKQIACLGDAVSCPQQGHSNCTIVEGDGSWLVGGKPVALEGHKTSCGAALISTLPEVGRG; from the coding sequence GTGAAGCGCGTCATTCGACTGGGCGACCCCACCGATCACGGCGGGAATGTCGTTAGCGCCGCCGCCAGCACCACGCTGTTCGGCAAACAGATTGCCTGCCTGGGCGACGCCGTCAGTTGCCCGCAACAGGGCCATAGCAACTGCACCATCGTCGAAGGTGATGGTAGTTGGCTGGTTGGTGGCAAGCCAGTGGCACTGGAAGGCCACAAGACCAGCTGCGGCGCAGCACTGATTTCTACCCTGCCAGAAGTCGGCAGGGGCTGA
- a CDS encoding T6SS phospholipase effector Tle1-like catalytic domain-containing protein — MPVSLAPHYPESGYFPTKIAHILQQRREQQKDIAESCMDERAAGKPAPCDIVLNISLFFDGTNNHGDSDDAANPVCSSNVRRLYQATISAKKAQASGYYAHYIQGVGTEFKKIGEDGPSSSGLSFASGGERRILWGLTRIIDSLQLSLEIGTLVDSQAMKIIQQMEFTYKEGNHGVMVKTGTSKEDRRAAMKAGMSDVLAKLDSKPTILKIKLYIYGFSRGAAEARAFLWRLDEQMQDSAFFGIPLTVEFLGVLDTVASVGLTELAPGAQGHMDWADGTMQLPQREWLKRCAHLVSAHEQRLCFPLDSVATTTQGAYPSCVVGEWVYPGMHSDVGGGYPPNDQGKARDGQEMLLSQIPLNHLYRLAFDAGAPLKIDADRCQQGNVSEKSKIKMLQAKEAWRFFDDATTKLFAVDPKLIQRFNAWRHASRSGGSLIDLIKNQTAQINAWRIERYAGGLHGSGGQSQETTDSYQYAATERETPDWAIKQEKDAWETQSKKGKASAAKMKWPEHRVTNISGRGSHYEPVPEDSMSANDKAYVGRDYQPNLSKGYEPTLDGTQLRMGAKDFRDDYLGIISVDPNPLGWLASLFTAISRPFSADCTGTEREMLIKHSEAKYQKLIQNADLMLLYDEHVHDSRAWFMQSTLGKLEPHGSYWRYRTIFFTDDDNNKKLICKAPDSEKDDDDSAATAEQPDQGTATPSKDLPATAF; from the coding sequence ATGCCGGTAAGCCTTGCCCCACACTATCCTGAGTCTGGTTACTTTCCAACCAAAATAGCCCATATCTTGCAACAGCGCCGCGAACAGCAAAAGGATATTGCCGAAAGCTGCATGGATGAACGGGCGGCCGGCAAGCCAGCCCCCTGCGATATCGTGCTCAATATCAGTCTGTTCTTTGATGGCACCAATAATCACGGTGATTCGGATGACGCAGCAAACCCCGTGTGCAGCAGTAATGTACGCCGCCTTTACCAGGCAACTATCAGTGCCAAGAAGGCGCAAGCAAGCGGTTACTATGCACACTATATTCAAGGCGTAGGTACGGAATTTAAAAAAATTGGAGAAGATGGCCCTTCATCTAGTGGACTTAGCTTTGCCAGCGGTGGTGAGCGCAGAATTTTATGGGGGCTAACGCGGATTATTGACTCACTCCAACTGAGCTTAGAAATTGGAACGCTTGTTGACAGCCAAGCCATGAAAATAATCCAGCAAATGGAATTTACCTACAAGGAGGGTAATCATGGCGTGATGGTAAAAACCGGCACCAGCAAGGAAGATCGCCGCGCAGCGATGAAGGCTGGCATGAGCGATGTTCTGGCCAAACTGGATAGCAAGCCGACCATTCTGAAAATCAAGCTGTACATTTATGGCTTTTCCCGTGGCGCTGCCGAGGCCCGTGCTTTTTTGTGGCGTCTGGATGAGCAGATGCAAGACAGCGCCTTCTTTGGCATCCCACTGACAGTGGAGTTTCTCGGTGTGCTGGATACGGTGGCCTCGGTTGGCCTGACCGAGCTGGCCCCCGGTGCGCAAGGCCATATGGATTGGGCCGACGGCACCATGCAGCTGCCGCAGCGCGAGTGGCTCAAGCGCTGTGCGCACCTGGTGAGCGCACACGAACAGCGCCTGTGTTTTCCACTGGACTCGGTGGCCACCACCACCCAGGGTGCCTACCCTTCCTGCGTGGTAGGCGAATGGGTTTATCCGGGTATGCACAGTGATGTAGGCGGTGGCTACCCGCCAAACGATCAGGGCAAGGCACGCGACGGACAGGAAATGTTGCTGTCGCAGATTCCGCTGAACCATCTGTATCGCCTGGCTTTTGATGCTGGGGCACCTTTGAAAATTGATGCTGACCGTTGCCAGCAGGGTAACGTAAGTGAGAAGTCCAAAATCAAGATGCTTCAGGCGAAAGAAGCGTGGCGATTTTTTGACGACGCAACAACAAAACTCTTTGCAGTTGATCCCAAACTCATCCAGCGCTTCAACGCATGGCGGCATGCGTCAAGATCAGGCGGCTCCCTAATTGACCTGATCAAGAACCAGACTGCGCAAATCAATGCCTGGCGTATCGAGCGCTATGCAGGCGGCTTGCATGGCAGTGGCGGGCAAAGCCAGGAAACTACCGACTCCTACCAATATGCGGCGACAGAACGCGAAACGCCGGACTGGGCAATCAAGCAAGAGAAGGACGCCTGGGAAACCCAAAGTAAAAAGGGCAAAGCCAGTGCCGCCAAGATGAAATGGCCGGAGCACCGCGTTACCAATATCAGTGGCCGCGGTAGCCATTACGAGCCCGTGCCGGAGGACAGCATGTCGGCCAATGACAAGGCTTATGTAGGCCGGGACTATCAACCCAATTTATCCAAGGGCTATGAGCCTACCCTGGACGGAACCCAGCTGCGTATGGGTGCCAAAGACTTCCGCGATGACTATCTGGGCATTATCAGCGTAGACCCGAATCCGCTAGGTTGGCTGGCATCCTTGTTTACTGCCATCTCCCGCCCCTTCAGTGCCGACTGTACCGGCACCGAGCGTGAAATGCTGATCAAACACAGCGAGGCCAAATACCAGAAGCTGATTCAAAACGCGGATCTCATGCTGCTATACGACGAACATGTCCACGACTCCCGCGCCTGGTTCATGCAATCCACACTGGGCAAGCTAGAACCCCATGGCTCTTATTGGCGCTATCGCACCATCTTTTTCACGGATGACGACAACAACAAGAAACTCATCTGCAAGGCCCCGGATAGCGAGAAAGATGATGATGATTCCGCTGCCACAGCCGAGCAGCCAGACCAAGGCACAGCAACGCCAAGCAAGGACTTACCCGCTACGGCCTTTTGA
- the tssG gene encoding type VI secretion system baseplate subunit TssG, translated as MASPSRRSPRDLRQELAADASQFGFFQAVRLLALSGRKRAGDKRRLPAELRFRTLATLSFPPSELAGYQPAPEQAPDDAPATAEMVVSFMGLTGPSGALPTAYTELLLERKLRHRDHAMHAFFDIFSHRATALFYQAWHKYRFWLDMEAGERDGFTRHLLDLGGTGLSSLRQQIGTSMELDENLFVYFAGLLSQKPMSAQSLATLIESFFGVSAQVEQFVGQWMVLPESEQSRLGDQACELGVSMLAGNRVWDRQTKLRLRLGSMNAERYAVLQPGTDAAAALRAVLQFALGHSLAVEVCLVLEKEAVPPACMSAASPLLLGGNCWLGPQPQDPDDMRYVLLH; from the coding sequence ATGGCCAGCCCGAGCCGGCGAAGCCCTCGTGATTTGAGGCAGGAACTGGCGGCCGATGCCAGCCAGTTCGGTTTCTTCCAGGCGGTGCGCCTGTTGGCCCTGTCGGGCCGCAAGCGTGCGGGCGACAAGCGACGCTTGCCTGCCGAGCTGCGATTTCGCACCCTGGCCACCCTGTCGTTTCCGCCCAGTGAACTGGCGGGCTACCAACCGGCACCGGAGCAGGCACCAGACGACGCCCCCGCCACCGCGGAAATGGTGGTCAGTTTCATGGGACTTACCGGCCCGTCCGGCGCACTGCCCACCGCGTATACCGAGTTGCTGCTGGAGCGCAAGCTGCGCCATCGCGACCACGCCATGCATGCGTTTTTCGACATTTTCAGCCACCGGGCAACGGCGCTGTTTTACCAAGCCTGGCACAAGTACCGCTTCTGGCTGGACATGGAGGCTGGCGAGCGTGATGGCTTCACCCGCCACCTGCTGGACCTGGGCGGCACCGGCCTCTCCAGCTTGCGCCAGCAAATCGGCACCAGCATGGAGCTGGACGAAAACCTGTTTGTCTACTTTGCCGGTTTGCTCAGCCAGAAACCGATGTCGGCCCAGTCGCTGGCCACGCTGATTGAAAGCTTCTTCGGGGTAAGCGCCCAGGTAGAGCAATTTGTCGGGCAATGGATGGTTCTGCCGGAATCCGAGCAAAGCCGGTTGGGCGACCAGGCTTGCGAGCTGGGTGTATCCATGCTGGCAGGCAACCGGGTATGGGACCGCCAGACCAAGCTGCGGCTACGCCTGGGCAGCATGAATGCCGAGCGTTACGCCGTGCTGCAGCCGGGTACGGATGCCGCCGCCGCCCTGCGCGCCGTGTTGCAGTTTGCCCTGGGCCACAGCCTGGCAGTGGAGGTATGCCTGGTACTGGAGAAAGAGGCCGTGCCGCCTGCCTGCATGTCTGCCGCCTCCCCCTTGCTGCTGGGGGGCAACTGCTGGCTGGGGCCGCAGCCGCAGGACCCCGACGATATGCGCTATGTCTTGCTGCACTGA
- the tssH gene encoding type VI secretion system ATPase TssH: protein MSVSLKSLIERLTPAARQALEQAASRALGRTHFEVEIEHVLLALLDQQDNAALAALLALGLPIDQLGRELDAAQDSFRSGNTRNPVLSAWLPRWLEKAWLLASMEHGESDISTLDMLLTLWRDDTLRNAVQDSSRTLAVQDSSLLNGAYRELRRHGGEGSATPASQQAEAAEQADDTSASQEKPQRTRGNPALDKYTVDLTAQARAGKIDPILGRDSEIRQMIDILMRRRQNNPILTGEPGVGKTAVVEGLARQIVLGEVPDTLLGVTLRTLDLGLLQAGASVKGEFENRLRQVIDEVKASPVPIILFIDEAHTLIGAGGAAGQNDAANLLKPALARGELRTIAATTWAEYKKYFEKDAALARRFQVVKVEEPAPDMAVQMVRGLTAAMRQHHQVEILDEAIRAAVHLSSRYITGRQLPDKAISVLDTACARVALSRAGKPAPLQDIQVLIDNAEREIEALSREEGHAERIAEIGTRRDTLHVDLAALHTAWQQQQQLVDEIEQLKQPADTPRPTGKKPSPLQQKRLALRQLQKTQPLAFECVDESVIADVIAGWTGIPLGRMVSNELEQVQKLGALLAERVIGQDHALAQIAERVQIAKANLEDPGKPKGVFLLVGPSGVGKTETALALAEALYGGERNLVTINMSEYQEAHSVSGLKGSPPGYVGYGEGGVLTEAVRRRPYSVVLLDEVEKAHPDVMELFFQVFDKGVLEDSEGREVDFKNTIILLTSNAGTDLVMRACEHGVTVEGETRAPSAADLVEILRPTLQQAFKPALLGRLDIVPYFPISDEVLHAIVALKLDRIRNRIADNHGAKVEFPATLAATLAARCMDVDSGARNADAILTRTLLAPISCDLLSRMASGKPVKKIAVSLKGEDIKVRLS from the coding sequence ATGTCGGTATCACTCAAATCGCTGATCGAACGTCTTACCCCCGCCGCACGCCAGGCCCTGGAACAAGCAGCCAGCCGCGCACTGGGGCGCACCCACTTCGAAGTGGAAATCGAGCATGTACTGCTGGCCCTGCTAGACCAGCAAGACAACGCCGCCTTGGCCGCGCTGCTGGCGCTAGGCCTGCCCATCGACCAGCTGGGCCGCGAGCTGGATGCCGCCCAGGACAGCTTCCGCAGCGGCAATACCCGCAACCCGGTGCTATCGGCCTGGCTGCCGCGCTGGCTGGAAAAAGCCTGGCTGCTGGCCAGCATGGAGCATGGCGAAAGCGATATCTCCACACTGGACATGCTGCTGACGCTGTGGCGTGACGATACGCTGCGCAATGCAGTACAAGACAGCTCGCGCACCCTGGCCGTACAGGACAGCAGCCTGCTTAACGGTGCCTATCGCGAATTGCGTCGCCATGGCGGCGAAGGCAGCGCCACCCCGGCCAGCCAACAAGCAGAAGCCGCCGAACAGGCCGACGACACCAGCGCCAGCCAGGAAAAACCGCAACGGACACGCGGCAATCCGGCACTGGACAAATACACGGTGGACCTCACCGCCCAAGCCCGCGCCGGCAAGATCGACCCTATCCTTGGCCGTGACAGTGAAATCCGCCAGATGATCGACATCCTGATGCGCCGCCGCCAGAACAATCCCATTCTCACCGGCGAGCCCGGTGTAGGCAAAACAGCGGTGGTGGAAGGACTGGCCCGGCAGATTGTGCTGGGCGAAGTACCAGACACCCTGCTGGGCGTTACCCTGCGCACCCTGGATCTGGGCCTGTTGCAGGCCGGTGCCAGCGTCAAGGGCGAGTTTGAAAACCGCTTGCGCCAGGTGATCGACGAGGTCAAGGCCAGCCCGGTGCCCATCATCCTGTTTATCGACGAGGCACACACCCTGATCGGCGCGGGCGGTGCCGCCGGTCAGAACGATGCCGCCAATTTGCTGAAACCGGCATTGGCACGCGGCGAGCTGCGCACCATTGCCGCCACCACCTGGGCCGAATACAAGAAATACTTCGAAAAAGATGCCGCGCTGGCCCGCCGCTTCCAGGTAGTCAAAGTGGAAGAACCGGCACCGGACATGGCGGTACAGATGGTGCGCGGCCTCACCGCCGCCATGCGCCAGCACCATCAGGTGGAGATTCTGGACGAAGCCATCCGCGCTGCCGTGCATCTATCCAGCCGCTACATCACTGGCCGCCAGTTGCCGGACAAGGCCATCAGCGTGCTGGACACTGCCTGCGCCAGAGTGGCGCTGTCGCGTGCCGGCAAACCGGCCCCGCTGCAGGACATCCAGGTGCTGATCGACAACGCCGAACGGGAAATCGAAGCGCTGTCACGCGAGGAAGGCCACGCCGAACGCATCGCTGAAATCGGCACCCGGCGTGACACCCTGCACGTCGATCTGGCAGCGCTGCACACCGCCTGGCAGCAACAGCAACAGCTGGTGGACGAAATCGAACAGCTCAAACAGCCAGCCGATACGCCACGCCCGACGGGCAAGAAACCCAGCCCGCTGCAACAAAAGCGCCTGGCGCTGCGCCAGTTGCAGAAAACCCAGCCACTAGCCTTTGAATGCGTGGACGAAAGCGTGATTGCCGATGTAATAGCGGGTTGGACCGGCATTCCGCTGGGCCGCATGGTCAGCAACGAGCTGGAACAAGTACAAAAGCTGGGCGCGCTGCTGGCCGAGCGGGTGATCGGCCAGGACCATGCACTGGCACAGATTGCCGAGCGGGTACAAATTGCCAAGGCCAATCTGGAAGACCCCGGCAAACCCAAGGGCGTGTTCCTGCTGGTAGGCCCGTCCGGCGTAGGCAAGACCGAAACCGCACTGGCGCTGGCCGAAGCCCTGTACGGCGGCGAGCGCAATCTGGTCACCATCAATATGTCGGAATACCAGGAAGCCCACAGCGTATCCGGCCTGAAGGGCTCGCCGCCCGGCTATGTCGGCTACGGCGAAGGCGGGGTACTGACTGAAGCGGTACGTCGGCGTCCCTACTCGGTGGTATTGCTGGACGAGGTGGAAAAAGCCCATCCGGATGTGATGGAGCTGTTCTTTCAGGTATTCGACAAGGGCGTGCTGGAAGACAGCGAAGGCCGCGAAGTGGACTTCAAGAACACCATCATCCTGCTTACTTCCAATGCCGGCACCGACCTGGTGATGCGCGCTTGCGAGCACGGCGTAACGGTAGAAGGCGAAACCCGCGCCCCCAGTGCCGCCGACTTGGTGGAAATCCTGCGCCCCACCCTGCAACAGGCCTTCAAGCCAGCGCTGCTGGGCCGGCTTGACATCGTGCCTTACTTCCCCATCAGCGACGAAGTGTTGCACGCCATCGTGGCACTCAAGCTGGACCGCATCCGCAACCGCATCGCCGACAACCACGGAGCCAAGGTGGAGTTTCCGGCCACGCTGGCCGCCACGCTGGCCGCCCGCTGCATGGATGTGGACAGTGGCGCGCGCAATGCCGATGCCATCCTCACCCGCACCCTGCTGGCACCAATCTCTTGCGACCTGCTCAGCCGCATGGCCAGCGGCAAGCCGGTGAAGAAGATTGCCGTCTCGCTCAAGGGTGAGGACATCAAGGTCAGGCTGAGCTAA
- the tssA gene encoding type VI secretion system protein TssA, whose protein sequence is MQDIIEALLSPVAGENPAGEDLSYSALFDQIREARRSDDPALSQGDWEQTLKTAEWPRVIRQCEAAFTEQSKDLQLLVWLAEAWVRQHGISRLSDGLALLNGWTARFWQNGHPELDMQDPDERVGKLEWLNQQLSAAIRSAPLLKPEFGGYSWQAWQESREVDNLGLKNPEARDAVVAEGKLAGETFEKAATQSGANWFSGLHDQLVQALAEYEKLEQQVDGLLGQHAPSLVEIRNAIYACQDLVLRYRKQNGGPAITTPAILPEGTSTMAAATSSTIQQQPSPAATFDGQIRNREQAVQMLGEVARYFRAHEPHSPVSLLAERAARWAEMSLEEWLQHVIKDDSTLSQLRELLDC, encoded by the coding sequence ATGCAAGACATTATCGAAGCCCTGCTCAGCCCTGTTGCCGGAGAAAATCCGGCGGGCGAAGACCTGAGCTACTCTGCCCTGTTCGACCAGATTCGCGAAGCACGCCGCAGCGACGACCCCGCACTGTCCCAGGGCGATTGGGAACAAACCCTCAAGACCGCAGAATGGCCGCGGGTAATCCGCCAGTGCGAGGCCGCCTTTACCGAACAAAGCAAGGACCTGCAGCTGTTGGTATGGCTGGCCGAAGCCTGGGTGCGCCAGCATGGCATCAGCCGGCTGAGCGATGGACTGGCCCTGCTCAACGGCTGGACCGCCCGCTTCTGGCAGAACGGCCACCCGGAGCTGGACATGCAGGATCCGGACGAACGCGTCGGCAAGCTGGAATGGCTCAACCAGCAGCTATCCGCCGCCATCCGCAGCGCCCCGCTGCTCAAGCCGGAATTTGGCGGGTATAGCTGGCAGGCCTGGCAGGAATCCCGTGAGGTGGACAATCTGGGCCTGAAAAACCCCGAGGCACGCGACGCAGTGGTAGCCGAAGGCAAGCTGGCCGGTGAAACCTTCGAAAAAGCCGCCACCCAGTCCGGAGCCAACTGGTTCTCCGGCCTGCACGACCAACTGGTACAGGCACTGGCTGAATACGAAAAGCTGGAACAGCAAGTAGACGGCCTGCTCGGCCAGCACGCACCCAGCCTGGTGGAAATCCGCAACGCCATCTACGCCTGCCAGGATCTGGTGCTGCGCTATCGCAAACAGAATGGCGGCCCCGCCATCACCACCCCGGCCATCCTACCGGAAGGAACAAGTACCATGGCAGCGGCAACAAGCAGCACCATCCAGCAACAGCCATCCCCAGCCGCCACCTTCGATGGCCAGATCCGCAACCGAGAGCAGGCCGTGCAGATGCTGGGGGAAGTGGCACGCTACTTCCGTGCCCACGAGCCGCACAGCCCGGTCTCCCTGCTGGCCGAGCGCGCGGCACGCTGGGCCGAAATGAGCCTGGAAGAATGGCTGCAACATGTCATCAAGGACGACTCCACCCTGAGCCAGCTGCGCGAACTGCTGGATTGCTGA
- the tssF gene encoding type VI secretion system baseplate subunit TssF has product MLESLLPYYERELGHLRELSGEFARRYPKIAGRLQMEGDQCADPHTERLIESFALLAARIHKKLDDDYPEVAESFLNVLYPHYLQPIPAATIVQLECDPARPEIARRYRVERGQMVQAPAINGVVCKFRSAYPVDLYPLSLSEARLELTSGSAYLRQLAPDAAAVLTLELQTHGGLPVNAIGLESLRFFLDGEPAQMHLLYELLLANVRRVQVGDGSEDPARTRQLPASCITPVGFGRDEGMLEYDERSFVGYRLLTEYFCYPDKFLFVDFGQLDKAVVRLDGERLVLRVMLDKFADSERYNRLLTQLGVQHLKLGCTPVVNLFRHAAEPVRVTHQKASYAVTPDGRKPHAFEVVQVRRVQRVEKSTEGERSEEVPPFYAIRHAVQDKAPRFYWHASRQDSPHQGDKGSDLEIHLVDLAFQPVRPATEVLSLELLCSNRDLPEQIPFGGSQATARSDFTIPGHAVVKRVRLLRKPGATQRSPLGRAVQWRLISHLSLNYLSIVDSGVEALQEMLTLYNLTDSAANTRQIQGIAAVSSGPAVTRVAGRDFTGFVRGSDIRLTLDADYYVGGSVYLFASVLERFFALYCAPNSFTRLHVENVQDKEEVLTWPARAGEALVI; this is encoded by the coding sequence ATGCTTGAATCCCTCCTCCCCTATTACGAGCGCGAGCTTGGCCATTTACGGGAATTGTCCGGCGAGTTTGCCCGCCGCTACCCGAAGATAGCCGGCCGGCTGCAGATGGAAGGCGACCAGTGCGCCGATCCGCATACCGAGCGGCTGATCGAGTCGTTTGCGCTGCTGGCGGCGCGCATCCACAAAAAGCTGGATGACGATTATCCGGAAGTGGCGGAAAGCTTTCTGAATGTGCTGTATCCGCACTATCTGCAGCCCATTCCCGCTGCCACCATCGTGCAGCTGGAGTGTGACCCGGCACGACCGGAGATTGCCCGCCGCTACCGGGTGGAGCGTGGCCAGATGGTGCAGGCTCCGGCCATCAACGGTGTGGTGTGCAAGTTCCGCAGCGCTTATCCGGTGGATTTGTACCCGCTGTCGCTCAGCGAGGCGCGGCTGGAGCTGACCAGCGGTTCGGCCTATTTGCGCCAGCTGGCACCAGACGCAGCAGCGGTGCTGACGCTGGAGTTGCAAACCCACGGCGGTTTGCCGGTGAATGCCATTGGGCTGGAGTCGCTACGCTTTTTCCTGGATGGCGAACCGGCACAGATGCACCTGTTATATGAGCTGCTGCTGGCCAATGTGCGGCGGGTACAGGTGGGCGATGGCAGTGAAGACCCGGCCCGTACCCGGCAGTTGCCAGCGTCTTGCATCACCCCGGTGGGCTTTGGCCGTGACGAAGGCATGCTGGAGTATGACGAACGCTCCTTTGTCGGCTACCGGCTGTTGACCGAGTACTTCTGTTATCCGGACAAATTCCTGTTTGTTGACTTTGGTCAGCTGGACAAGGCCGTGGTGCGGCTGGATGGCGAGCGGCTGGTACTGCGGGTGATGCTGGACAAGTTTGCCGACAGCGAGCGCTATAACCGTCTGCTCACGCAGTTGGGCGTGCAGCATCTGAAGCTGGGCTGCACGCCGGTGGTAAACCTGTTCCGCCATGCGGCAGAACCCGTTCGCGTTACCCATCAGAAAGCGTCCTATGCGGTGACACCGGATGGTCGCAAGCCGCATGCCTTTGAAGTGGTGCAGGTGCGACGCGTGCAAAGAGTGGAAAAATCGACCGAAGGCGAGCGCAGCGAGGAAGTACCGCCCTTCTACGCTATCCGCCATGCGGTGCAAGACAAGGCACCACGCTTTTACTGGCATGCCAGCCGCCAGGATTCGCCGCATCAGGGCGACAAGGGCAGCGACCTGGAAATCCACCTGGTAGATCTGGCCTTCCAGCCGGTACGCCCGGCTACCGAAGTGCTGAGCCTGGAGCTGCTGTGCAGCAACCGCGACCTGCCCGAACAGATTCCCTTTGGCGGCAGCCAGGCCACGGCACGCTCGGACTTCACCATTCCCGGCCACGCGGTAGTGAAGCGGGTGCGACTGTTGCGCAAGCCGGGTGCCACCCAGCGCAGCCCGCTGGGCCGCGCCGTGCAGTGGCGGCTGATTTCGCATCTGTCGCTCAACTATCTGTCCATCGTCGATTCCGGCGTGGAAGCGCTGCAGGAAATGCTGACGCTGTACAACCTGACCGATTCCGCCGCCAATACCCGGCAGATTCAGGGCATTGCCGCAGTCAGCAGCGGACCGGCCGTCACCCGTGTGGCCGGGCGGGACTTCACCGGTTTTGTCCGTGGCAGCGATATCCGGCTGACACTGGATGCCGATTACTACGTGGGGGGCAGTGTGTATCTGTTTGCCTCGGTACTGGAGCGTTTTTTTGCCCTGTACTGCGCCCCCAATAGTTTCACCCGCCTGCATGTGGAAAACGTGCAGGACAAGGAGGAGGTGCTGACATGGCCAGCCCGAGCCGGCGAAGCCCTCGTGATTTGA
- a CDS encoding EamA family transporter: MQIRISRGILSATMAAFCWGSATVMSKFIIETINPVLLLWLQLSVSVLALWMIILYKNLIPSSMKNTWQLASLGLFEPWLAYLLGLIGLAET, encoded by the coding sequence ATGCAAATCAGAATCAGCCGCGGCATTTTATCTGCAACCATGGCTGCCTTTTGTTGGGGCAGCGCAACAGTCATGTCTAAATTTATTATTGAAACGATTAATCCGGTCTTACTGCTTTGGCTGCAATTATCCGTTAGCGTCCTGGCATTATGGATGATCATTTTATATAAAAATCTCATTCCTAGCTCCATGAAAAATACATGGCAGCTCGCCTCACTTGGGCTTTTTGAGCCGTGGCTTGCCTATTTACTCGGCTTGATAGGACTGGCCGAAACCTAA
- a CDS encoding DMT family transporter yields the protein MLIVAIGTVFFKTLPSKKFILLSLIGFLGLLLSLGIFEYQDIGSSSTGGMFLIFIGTAMAALYVILSARLASTANPIYIVALQQTVALLLTSLTLLLIWNTNANEMNMPSNFTMWLIIAASGLVQFAMGFTLYIYALQSLSANSAGTFLNLTPVFGIACAFIALGERMSTFQIMGAILVITAVTLINRTSES from the coding sequence ATGCTTATTGTTGCCATTGGAACAGTATTTTTTAAAACTTTGCCAAGCAAAAAATTTATCTTGCTCTCACTTATTGGATTTCTTGGTCTTTTGCTGTCACTTGGCATCTTTGAATATCAAGACATTGGAAGCAGCAGCACTGGAGGAATGTTTCTAATCTTCATTGGCACTGCAATGGCCGCTCTTTATGTCATTCTATCAGCCAGACTAGCTAGCACAGCCAACCCAATATACATTGTCGCCCTACAGCAAACAGTAGCATTACTACTCACCAGCCTTACACTATTACTTATATGGAACACCAATGCAAATGAAATGAATATGCCCAGCAATTTCACCATGTGGCTCATCATTGCCGCTTCAGGTCTAGTTCAGTTTGCAATGGGGTTTACTTTATACATTTACGCACTTCAGTCCCTTAGCGCGAATTCGGCTGGTACGTTTCTTAATCTAACACCCGTTTTCGGAATTGCATGCGCATTCATTGCACTTGGAGAAAGAATGTCAACCTTTCAAATAATGGGAGCCATATTGGTTATCACAGCTGTAACATTAATAAACCGAACGAGCGAGTCATAA